AGCCAGAGCCAACTCCTTGGCCTGCCCCGAGGCATTTTGATGTACGGCCAGAAGTGCCGGCACCCCCTGTCCCTCCAGGAACAATTCGCGCAGTCGGTGCCCCGGTCCCTTCGGGGCCACCATCGCAACGTCCACATCCGGCGGCGGCACGATCTGGTTGTAGTGCACGTTGAACCCGTGCGCGAACAAGAGCATTTTCCTTGACCGCAAGGCTGGAGCGATCGCTTGCTCGTATACCTCTCGTTGCGCGGGGTCCGGCACAAGGAGCATGATGAGATCGCCCCGCTCGGCTGCTTCCTCGACCGGCAGGACAGTGAGCCCCTCCGCTTCCGCCTTCGCCCAAGATCGGCTCCCTCGATACAAGCCCACGATCACCGCTTGCCCATTGTCGCGCAAGTTCAGTGCATGGGCATGCCCTTGACTTCCATAACCGATGATCGCGATCGTCTTCCCTGAGAGAAGCCGCAGATCCGCGTCCTTCTCGTAGTAGATCTTCGCCATCGAATCTTCCCTCCTCGCAAAAGATCGCAGGGATGCGCTCATCCCCGCGCCATGGCCACTTTCCCCGATCTCACCAGTTCCAGAATCCCATACTTCTCGAAGACGCGAATGAAGGCCTCCAGCTTCTCCTCATCTCCCGTCAGCTCCAGCACGTAGGACTGCGGCGAGACATCTACGACGCGCGCTCGAAAGATCTCCGCTTCCTTGAGCAACTCCAGCTTCTGTCCCGACTCATGCCGCACCTTCAACAGCAACAACTCCCGCTCGACAGCATTCCGCGTGTCCACGGCCGTCACAGTCACCACATCCACTAAGCGATCGAGCAGCCTCAGCAATTTCTCCAACGCCGCATCTTCCAGGTCCACGACGATCGTCATGTGCGAGAGCGTCGGATCATCTGTTCGCGCTACCGTCAGGCTCTCGATGTTGATGCCTCGCGCGCTGAATAATCCCGTGATCCGCGCGAGAGCCCCTGGCTTGTTCTCGACCGTCAGGACGATCGTCCGAATCATACTAGGCGATCGACTCCTTGCTATCGGCAATCGTTCGAGTCCCTATCGGTCCGACGATCATCTCCGTGATCGCCGCCCCAGGCGGGACCATGGGATAAACGTTCTCCTCGGCGGCCACATGCACGTCGAAGAGAATAGGCTCGCTCGAGAGCAACTCTTGCTCCAAGAGGTCGGCCAGATCTCCCGGCTGCCGCACCGTATATCCCCGTAGTCCGTAGGCCTCCGCGATCTTCGCGTAATCGGGCGAAACGCGCAGATCGCTCGCCGAATATCGGCCATTGTAGAAGATCTCTTGCCACTGCCGCACCATCCCCAGATAAAAGTTGTTGAGGATGACGATCTTCAATGGGATGCGATGTTCCGCCACCACGGCCAGCTCCTGCATCGTCATCTGGAAGCTCCCATCCCCACAGATAGCAATGATCGGCCGATCCGGACGCGCGAACCACGCGCCAATAGCTGCGGGCAATCCAAATCCCATCGCGCCCAATCCTCCCGAAGTGATCCACGTCCGCGGATGCTTGAACCGATAATATTGCGCCGCCCACATCTGATGTTGCCCCACGTCGGTCGTCAGGATCGCCTCCCCCTGCGTGATCCGCGAGATCTCTTCGATCACCCACTGCGGCTTGATCACCCGCTCGTCGAAGTCGTAACGAAACGGATGGGTGCGCTTCCACTCGGCGATCTGCTCCAACCACGCTTGCCGCTCGGCCTCCCACGACGACGTCCGATGTTCCGCAAGCAATTGCTCCAACTCCGAATTCAAGACCGAGAGGACGCGGCGCGCATCCCCCACGATCGAGATGTCCACGCGCACATTCTTGTTGATCTCGGCCGGATCAATGTCAATGTGAATCTTCCGCGCCTCGGGCGCGAACGCCGCGATCTTCCCCGTCACTCGATCGTCGAAGCGCACGCCGATGGCGATCAGCAAATCGCACCGGCTGACGGCCATGTTCGCATACCAACTCCCGTGCATGCCCAGCATCGCGAGCGAGAGGGGATGCTCCGTCGGGAAGCCCCCGAGCCCCATGAGGGTCGTCGCTACCGGAATCCGCCCCACCTCCGCCAGTCGTCGCAGCTCCGCCGCGCCCTCGGAAGCGATGACTCCACCTCCGGCATAAATGACCGGACGTTTCGACTCCCAAATCGCTCGTACCGCTTGCCGGATCGCCTCAGGATCGCCGTCGAGGATCGGCCGATACCCCCGCAGCTTCACCTTTTCCGGATAGACGAATTCGCATTCGCTCAATTGAATGTCCTTGGGCAAATCCACAAGAACCGGCCCGGGCCGCCCCGTCCGCGCCAGATAGAACGCCTCCCGAATGGTGGAGGCTAAATCCTCCGTGCGCAACACCAAATAGTTGTGCTTCGTACAGGGCCGCGTGATGCCCACCACGTCCGCCTCTTGAAAGGCATCGGTTCCGATCAACGTCGAGGGCACTTGTCCCGTAAAAACGACCATTGGGACCGAATCCATGAAGGCGCTGGCGATGCCTGTCACCAGATTCGTCGCTCCAGGCCCAGAAGTCGCCATCGCCACGCCCACGCGTCCTGACGCCCGCGCATATCCATCGGCCGCGTGCGCCGCCGCTTGCTCGTGCCGCATGAGAATGTGTCGGACCTCTGCATCATAAAGCCGGTCATAAATCGGCAAAATCGCTCCTCCCGGATGCCCGAAGACGACCTTCACGCCCTCTCGGCGCAGGCATTCGACGAAGATCTCCGTCCCTTTCATCCTCATATCGTCATTCTCCTTCCACCTCGCACCGGTGAGAGAGGGGATAGTGTAGCGATCGCCGCGGCATTTGTAAAATTTATTCTTTTTCTGGCGGAATCACCGATTCTTATGACCTGATGCGCCCTCCCCTTCGCAGCGATTCTCTGGTACACTTTCGCCGAAACGGAGGATGGGGACATGCGCATCGTCATTGGAGCCGATCATGCCGGTTTCGAGCTGAAGCGGGCGCTCGCCGCCTACGTGCGCGAGCTGGGCCACGAAGTGGAAGATCTCGGAACAGAGAGCGCGGATCCGGTGGACTATCCCGATTACGCCGAAGCCGTCGCTCTCGCGGTGCGCGAAGGGCGTGCTGAGCGCGGTATTCTCATCTGCGGGAGCGGAGTGGGTGCCTCGGTCGCTGCGAACAAGGTGCCGGGAATTCGCGCAGGTCTCTGTCACGATACGTATTCGGCACGCCAAGGCGTCGAGCACGATGACCTCAACGTGCTGGTGCTCGGCGCGCGCGTCATCGGATTGGAACTGGCGAAAGAACTCGTGCGGGCGTTCTTGGAAGCGCGCTTCAGCAACGAGGAACGCCATCGCCGTCGCTTGGAGAAGCTGCGTCGGCTCGAAGCCCGGTTCTTGAAGGCCGACGAGGAACGATGCGATCGTGCGCGATGACGTATCGAACGCTGATCCCGACCTCGCTGCTCAGTCAACATCTCGACGACCCAGCGTGGGTGATCGTGGACTGCCGCTTCGCGCTCGACGATCCGACGCGCGGCGAGCGCGACTACGAACAAGGGCATATCCCGAGTGCTGTTTATGCGCATTTGGAACGAGATCTCACGGGCACGATCATCCCCGGGAAGACCGGACGCCATCCCTTGCCTTCCATCGAGCATTTGGTCGAGCGCTTCAGTGCGTGGGGCATTGACGCAAATGTCCAAGTCATCGCTTATGACGACAGCGGAGGTTCGACGGCAGCGCGGCTATGGTGGTTGCTGCGATGGCTCGGCCATGAAGCGGTCGCCGTGCTCGATGGCGGTTGGTCAGTGTGGCGCGCTGAAGGTCGTCCCTTTCGTCGCGGACATGAGCGGCGTTCCCCCCGCCGCTTCATCCCGCGTCCACGACCTGAGCTTGTGGCGAGCGTCGAAGACGTTTTGATGGCCTTGAAGGACCCGAGCTACCGCTTGGTTGATGCGCGGAGCCCGGAACGCTATCGAGGTGAGCATGAGCCGATTGATCCCGTAGCCGGACATATTCCCGGAGCCATCTGCGCCCCGTACTTCGAGAACCTCGATGCCCGAGGTTTCTTTCGCCCCGCGGACGAATTGCGCGCGCGATTTGAGCAAATTCTCGGTGGAATCCCTCCCTCACGCGCGATCTTTTACTGCGGCTCCGGCGTGACAGCAGCGCATAATCTGTTAGCGCTCTTGCATGCGGGCTTGGGAGAAGCGCGACTCTATCCTGGCTCCTGGAGCGAATGGATTACCGATCCCACGCGTCCGATCGAACGATCGCTCCCTGAGCGTTCCGAAAGCATGTGATCCGCGAGGACGATGACCGCGCCCGCGCGCATTTGCGCGGTCGTCGAGGAAGGCGATACACTAACGGCTCATATCTCGCGCGAGAAAGGAGGAGACTATGAAGAGCGCTTGGGTCATCATGCTCATCGTTTGGTTCTCTATGCCGCGACCTGCCATCCCCCAACAGGACGTCTCGCGTCCTCTCGCAGCGGAGGATCGCGCGTGGATCGAAGAGACGTTGCGACGGATGACGTTGGAGGAGAAGATCGGGCAGATGATCGTCCCGGCGATGACTCCCGTCTTCATGAACCACGAGAGCGAGGAATTTCGTCGCATCGAGCGGAACATCGTGGAATTTCATGTCGGCGGCTATCATACCTTCGGAGGGGATCCGGTCGCTCTGGCCGCTTTGCTGAATCGAATGCAGCGATTGGCAAAAATCCCGCTCCTGATCACCGCGGACCTTGAAGGCGGGCCCGGATATCAATTCCGCGGAGCGACGCGATTGCCGCGCGCCATGGCATTGGGAGCGACCGGGAGCGAAGAACTGACTTATCGCGCCGGCCAGATCACAGCCATCGAGGGACGCGCCATGGGCATCCATGTGAATTTCTATCCCGTCATGGATGTCAACAACAATCCGAGGAATCCCATCATCAACATTCGATCCTTTGGCGAAGATGTGGCTCTTGTTTCGCGTCTCGGCCAGGCGTACATCCGCGGGGCACAAGAGAACGGGCAATTGGCGACGGCCAAGCATTTCCCTGGACATGGCGATACGAGCCAGGATTCGCATTTAGAGCTGCCCGTCATCGCGGTCAGCCGCGACCGCCTCGATCGGATCGAGCTACCGCCATTTCGCGCGGCGATTCAAGCGGGCGTCGCCGCGATCATGACGGCGCACATCGCCCTTCCGCAGGTGGAGCCGGAACAGGGGATACCGGCGACGCTCTCTCCGGCGATCCTCACCGGGCTGCTCCGAAAAGAGCTGGGGTTCCGCGGTCTGATCTTCACCGATGCCATGGACATGCGTGGGGTCGCCGCTCACTTCACGCCGGAAGAAGCGACGTTGCGCGCCGTTCGAGCGGGCGCGGATGTGATCCTCTTCCCCATAGACGTCGAGAAGTCCTTCACGGCTCTTCGACAGGCGGTCATGCGCGGTGAGATCCCCATCGAGCGCATCGAAGCTTCCGTGCGACGTCTCCTGGAGGCCAAGGCGCGGCTCGGTCTCCATCGAAATCGGTACGTAGACCTGGATCGCATCGAGAGAATCGTCGGGAATCGAGAACATCAGCAATGGGCGCGCACGATCATCGAACGCGCTATCACCTTGGTGCGCGACGAACGGCGCGTTCTTCCGATCACCCTCAATGAGACCCAGCGCGTCCTGCTCCTGACGATCCTCGATGCGCGCGAGGGGTGGCGCGAGGGCGTGCCCGGAAACGCTTTTCGCGCGGAACTTCTCAAACGCCATCGGAGCGTGGTCGAAGTGACTATTGACGACAGAACCCCGCGCGAGACGATTGAAGTCGTGAAGAAGTTGGCCGCCCTCTGCGATCTCATCTTGGCCAATGGGTTCATCCGCGTCGCCGCATACAAGGGCTCCATTGATCTGACCGAGGGACAACTGGAGCTTTTGCGCGCCCTCTCGAAACTGGAGAAGCCTTTCGTCTTCACCCTATTCGGTAGCCCCTACATGCTCTCCTTTGTGCCCGAGCTACCGACGTACATCCTGACCTACGAGTATTACCCGGAGGCGGAGCGCGCGGCTCTGCGAGCCATCCTCGGCGAAATTCCCTTCGCCGGGAAGCTGCCGATCAGCCTGCCGGGCGCTTACCCGATCGGACACGGCCTCACTCCAACCGCGCAATAGGGGGGTGGCATGCGCCTCGGGTTCATCGGACTCGGTACGATGGGTCGTCCCATGGCGAGAAATCTCATCGCAGCCGGATTCTCGCTCACGGTTTACAACCGCACGGCGAGCAAGGCCCATCCGCTTTTGGAACTAGGTGCCGCTTGGGCTCCCTCACCAGCCGATCTCGCCCGAACATCCGATGTTGTGA
The genomic region above belongs to Blastocatellia bacterium and contains:
- the ilvN gene encoding acetolactate synthase small subunit, coding for MIRTIVLTVENKPGALARITGLFSARGINIESLTVARTDDPTLSHMTIVVDLEDAALEKLLRLLDRLVDVVTVTAVDTRNAVERELLLLKVRHESGQKLELLKEAEIFRARVVDVSPQSYVLELTGDEEKLEAFIRVFEKYGILELVRSGKVAMARG
- the ilvB gene encoding biosynthetic-type acetolactate synthase large subunit, whose amino-acid sequence is MRMKGTEIFVECLRREGVKVVFGHPGGAILPIYDRLYDAEVRHILMRHEQAAAHAADGYARASGRVGVAMATSGPGATNLVTGIASAFMDSVPMVVFTGQVPSTLIGTDAFQEADVVGITRPCTKHNYLVLRTEDLASTIREAFYLARTGRPGPVLVDLPKDIQLSECEFVYPEKVKLRGYRPILDGDPEAIRQAVRAIWESKRPVIYAGGGVIASEGAAELRRLAEVGRIPVATTLMGLGGFPTEHPLSLAMLGMHGSWYANMAVSRCDLLIAIGVRFDDRVTGKIAAFAPEARKIHIDIDPAEINKNVRVDISIVGDARRVLSVLNSELEQLLAEHRTSSWEAERQAWLEQIAEWKRTHPFRYDFDERVIKPQWVIEEISRITQGEAILTTDVGQHQMWAAQYYRFKHPRTWITSGGLGAMGFGLPAAIGAWFARPDRPIIAICGDGSFQMTMQELAVVAEHRIPLKIVILNNFYLGMVRQWQEIFYNGRYSASDLRVSPDYAKIAEAYGLRGYTVRQPGDLADLLEQELLSSEPILFDVHVAAEENVYPMVPPGAAITEMIVGPIGTRTIADSKESIA
- the rpiB gene encoding ribose 5-phosphate isomerase B produces the protein MRIVIGADHAGFELKRALAAYVRELGHEVEDLGTESADPVDYPDYAEAVALAVREGRAERGILICGSGVGASVAANKVPGIRAGLCHDTYSARQGVEHDDLNVLVLGARVIGLELAKELVRAFLEARFSNEERHRRRLEKLRRLEARFLKADEERCDRAR
- a CDS encoding sulfurtransferase — translated: MTYRTLIPTSLLSQHLDDPAWVIVDCRFALDDPTRGERDYEQGHIPSAVYAHLERDLTGTIIPGKTGRHPLPSIEHLVERFSAWGIDANVQVIAYDDSGGSTAARLWWLLRWLGHEAVAVLDGGWSVWRAEGRPFRRGHERRSPRRFIPRPRPELVASVEDVLMALKDPSYRLVDARSPERYRGEHEPIDPVAGHIPGAICAPYFENLDARGFFRPADELRARFEQILGGIPPSRAIFYCGSGVTAAHNLLALLHAGLGEARLYPGSWSEWITDPTRPIERSLPERSESM